A window of the Mycobacteriales bacterium genome harbors these coding sequences:
- a CDS encoding heat-shock protein HtpX, which produces MTTILFACIHNSGRSVAAQLLAQHLGGDRVTAVSAGSQPGDGVNPAVALVLEERGLTTHGHVPTLLTHDGVQQADVVVTMGCGETCPVFPGKTYEDWLVADPKGQDLDTVRAIVDDVEARVRDLLQRVL; this is translated from the coding sequence GTGACCACGATCCTGTTCGCCTGCATCCACAACAGCGGCCGCTCCGTGGCCGCGCAGCTCCTTGCCCAGCACCTGGGTGGGGACAGGGTCACCGCGGTCAGTGCCGGCTCACAGCCCGGCGACGGCGTCAACCCGGCGGTCGCCCTGGTGCTCGAGGAGCGCGGCCTCACCACCCACGGCCACGTCCCGACGCTGCTGACCCACGACGGGGTCCAGCAGGCCGACGTCGTCGTCACGATGGGCTGCGGCGAGACCTGTCCCGTCTTCCCCGGGAAGACCTACGAGGACTGGTTGGTCGCCGACCCGAAGGGCCAGGACCTCGACACGGTCCGCGCGATCGTCGACGACGTCGAGGCGAGGGTCCGCGACCTGCTCCAGCGGGTGCTGTGA
- the pstS gene encoding phosphate ABC transporter substrate-binding protein PstS: protein MKISRSGKAAGLVISGALALAACGSDTQTTTGATPTGSSSTAAIDCGSGDLKGAGSSFAKNIVAQWIKDYAAACGTAKVDYQGVGSGTGIKQFTAGTVDFAGSDAALKDTEQADATKRCGGAPALHLPVTAGGVAIAYKLQGVDSLQLSPKTLAGIFQGTITTWDDAAVKADNPSATLPSTKITAIRRSDSSGTTDIFTKFLEATAGADWTLGSGKEVDFPAAVQGAAKSDGVTQAVTGVEGAVTYVELSFAKGAALGVAAVKNAGNEYAELSAATVTKALESLTVPTGDLVLDFDYAALGAGTYPLTGVTYAVVCSKGTDAAKLELLKKFLTYSATTGQAAAEGLDYAPLPSNLATAVTTAVASLA from the coding sequence GTGAAGATCTCGCGGTCCGGCAAGGCTGCTGGCCTCGTCATCTCCGGCGCCCTCGCCCTCGCTGCCTGCGGCAGCGACACCCAGACCACGACCGGCGCCACCCCGACCGGCTCGTCGTCCACGGCCGCCATCGACTGCGGCAGCGGCGACCTCAAGGGCGCCGGCTCGTCGTTCGCCAAGAACATCGTCGCGCAGTGGATCAAGGACTACGCCGCGGCGTGCGGCACCGCCAAGGTCGACTACCAGGGCGTCGGCTCCGGCACCGGCATCAAGCAGTTCACCGCCGGCACCGTCGACTTCGCCGGCTCCGACGCCGCGTTGAAGGACACCGAGCAGGCCGACGCCACGAAGCGCTGCGGTGGCGCCCCCGCCCTGCACCTGCCCGTCACGGCCGGTGGCGTCGCCATCGCCTACAAGCTGCAGGGCGTCGACTCGCTCCAGCTGTCGCCGAAGACCCTCGCCGGCATCTTCCAGGGCACCATCACCACCTGGGACGACGCCGCCGTCAAGGCCGACAACCCCAGCGCCACGCTGCCGAGCACGAAGATCACCGCGATCCGCCGCAGCGACTCCTCCGGCACCACCGACATCTTCACGAAGTTCCTCGAGGCAACGGCCGGCGCGGACTGGACGCTCGGCTCCGGCAAGGAGGTCGACTTCCCCGCCGCCGTCCAGGGCGCCGCGAAGTCCGACGGTGTCACCCAGGCCGTCACCGGCGTCGAGGGCGCCGTGACCTACGTCGAGCTCTCCTTCGCCAAGGGCGCCGCCCTCGGCGTCGCCGCGGTCAAGAACGCCGGCAACGAGTACGCCGAGCTCAGCGCGGCCACCGTCACCAAGGCGCTCGAGTCCCTCACGGTCCCGACCGGCGACCTCGTCCTCGACTTCGACTACGCCGCGCTCGGTGCCGGCACCTACCCGCTGACCGGTGTCACCTACGCCGTCGTCTGCTCGAAGGGCACCGACGCCGCCAAGCTCGAGCTGCTGAAGAAGTTCCTCACCTACAGCGCCACCACGGGCCAGGCCGCGGCCGAGGGCCTCGACTACGCCCCGCTCCCGTCGAACCTCGCGACCGCCGTGACGACCGCCGTCGCGTCGCTCGCCTAG
- the pstC gene encoding phosphate ABC transporter permease subunit PstC: MSTGTTGMPAPGTVPGPDPITPSSTSGGTARRGDRVFLGLSATAGVSLLVIIGAITVFLVSEAVPSLQSNTVNFLTEKRFLPEPESPGQEVVFGIAALAYGTVVSSLIALLLAVPVAIGVALFITQYAPRRIAGFLGYLVDLLAAVPSVVYGLWGLAYLNSKIIPTSDFLNSTLGFLPFFGDTGGVYGRSLFLAGVVLAIMILPIIAALSREVFLQVPSGNREAAFALGATRWEMIRMAVLPFARPGVTSAVMLGLGRALGETIAVALVLLSNPVISVKVLGPGGGSIAANIANKFSEYGEVGRGALIASGLVLFVITLVVNLAARGIVYRSTRKLKVT; the protein is encoded by the coding sequence ATGAGCACCGGCACCACGGGCATGCCTGCCCCGGGCACCGTCCCCGGTCCCGACCCGATCACGCCCTCGTCGACCAGCGGCGGCACCGCCCGCCGCGGCGACCGCGTCTTCCTCGGGCTGTCCGCGACGGCCGGCGTCTCGCTGCTGGTCATCATCGGCGCGATCACGGTCTTCCTGGTCAGCGAGGCCGTTCCGTCGCTGCAGAGCAACACCGTCAACTTCCTCACCGAGAAGCGCTTCCTGCCCGAGCCGGAGAGCCCCGGCCAGGAGGTCGTGTTCGGGATCGCGGCGCTCGCCTACGGCACCGTCGTCAGCTCGCTCATCGCGCTGCTGCTCGCGGTGCCGGTGGCGATCGGCGTCGCGCTGTTCATCACGCAGTACGCCCCCCGCCGCATCGCCGGCTTCCTCGGCTACCTCGTCGACCTGCTCGCCGCCGTGCCGAGCGTCGTCTACGGCCTGTGGGGCCTCGCCTACCTCAACTCCAAGATCATCCCGACATCGGACTTCCTCAACTCCACGCTGGGCTTCCTGCCCTTCTTCGGCGACACCGGCGGCGTCTACGGCCGCTCGCTGTTCCTCGCCGGCGTCGTGCTCGCGATCATGATCCTGCCGATCATCGCCGCGCTGTCGCGGGAGGTCTTCCTGCAGGTCCCGAGCGGCAACCGCGAGGCGGCGTTCGCCCTCGGCGCGACCCGCTGGGAGATGATCCGGATGGCGGTACTGCCCTTCGCCCGCCCCGGCGTCACCAGCGCGGTGATGCTCGGCCTCGGGCGGGCGCTCGGCGAGACCATCGCGGTCGCGCTCGTGCTGCTGTCCAACCCGGTCATCAGCGTGAAGGTCCTCGGCCCCGGCGGCGGCTCGATCGCAGCCAACATCGCCAACAAGTTCAGCGAGTACGGCGAGGTCGGCCGCGGCGCCCTCATCGCCTCCGGGCTGGTGCTGTTCGTCATCACGCTCGTCGTCAACCTCGCCGCCCGCGGCATCGTCTACCGCTCGACCCGCAAGCTGAAGGTGACCTGA
- the pstA gene encoding phosphate ABC transporter permease PstA, whose translation MATTTLEPDTRGSLQGGGRSRPIGRSAQGLLAAVSLAVGASLVAVQGGGALGLATFAALAYCVLVTAASAVLEGRRRAVDRFAGTLIAGSFLIALLPLFSVLFLVIQKGLARFDLYFLTHSMAGVGPRDATGGVYHAIIGTLEQVALATVMAVPLGLLAAVYVVEYGRGRLASLIRFFTDVMTGVPSIVAGLFLYAFWVLALGQGFSGFAAALSLAILMLPTVVRATEEMLKLVPDALREAALALGVPRWKTILRIVLPTAMAGIITGVMLAVARVAGETAPILLTALNFDSINVNPFSGQQGTLPTFIFSQAGNSLQVSIDRAWAGALTLVLLVMSLNLVARVIASRSRVVSR comes from the coding sequence ATGGCGACGACGACGCTCGAGCCCGACACCCGCGGGTCGCTGCAGGGCGGTGGCCGCAGCCGCCCGATCGGGCGCAGCGCGCAGGGGCTGCTCGCCGCGGTCTCGCTCGCGGTCGGCGCCTCGCTGGTCGCCGTGCAGGGCGGCGGGGCGCTCGGCCTCGCGACCTTCGCCGCGCTCGCCTACTGCGTGCTGGTCACCGCCGCGTCCGCGGTCCTCGAGGGTCGGCGGCGGGCCGTCGACCGCTTCGCCGGCACCCTCATCGCGGGGTCGTTCCTCATCGCGCTGCTGCCGCTGTTCAGCGTGCTGTTCCTCGTGATCCAGAAGGGCCTCGCGCGCTTCGACCTCTACTTCCTCACCCACTCGATGGCCGGCGTCGGCCCGCGCGACGCGACCGGTGGCGTCTACCACGCGATCATCGGCACGTTGGAGCAGGTCGCGCTCGCCACCGTCATGGCGGTGCCGCTCGGACTGCTCGCGGCCGTCTACGTCGTGGAGTACGGCCGGGGTCGACTCGCCTCGCTGATCCGCTTCTTCACCGACGTCATGACCGGTGTCCCGTCGATCGTCGCCGGGCTGTTCCTCTACGCCTTCTGGGTGCTCGCGCTCGGCCAGGGCTTCTCCGGCTTCGCGGCCGCGCTGTCGCTGGCGATCCTCATGCTGCCGACGGTGGTGCGCGCGACCGAGGAGATGCTCAAGCTCGTCCCCGACGCGCTGCGCGAGGCCGCGCTGGCCCTCGGCGTCCCGCGCTGGAAGACCATCCTGCGCATCGTGCTGCCGACCGCGATGGCGGGCATCATCACCGGCGTGATGCTGGCTGTCGCCCGGGTCGCCGGCGAGACCGCACCGATCCTGCTGACCGCGCTGAACTTCGACTCGATCAACGTCAACCCGTTCAGCGGCCAGCAGGGCACCCTGCCGACCTTCATCTTCTCCCAGGCCGGAAACTCCCTGCAGGTCTCGATCGACCGGGCCTGGGCCGGCGCGCTCACCCTCGTCCTGCTCGTCATGTCCCTCAACCTCGTCGCCCGCGTGATCGCCTCGCGCTCGCGCGTCGTCTCCCGATAG
- the pstB gene encoding phosphate ABC transporter ATP-binding protein PstB — translation MAKRIESKGVNAYYGSTHAIEDVSMVIEPKSVTALIGPSGCGKSTFLRTLNRMHEVIPGAYVEGSITLNDEDIYGPGVDPVAVRRTIGMVFQRPNPFPTMSIFDNVAAGLRLNGMKKKSDLQGAVERSLQGANLWNEVKDRLDRPGAGLSGGQQQRLCIARAIAVEPEVLLMDEPCSALDPISTLAIEDLMTELKDQFTIVIVTHNMQQAARVSDTTGFFTIDGPGRPGRLVEIDETQKIFSNPSEKRTEDYITGRFG, via the coding sequence GTGGCCAAGCGCATCGAGAGCAAGGGCGTCAACGCCTACTACGGCTCGACCCATGCCATCGAGGACGTCTCGATGGTCATCGAGCCCAAGAGCGTCACGGCGCTCATCGGCCCGTCGGGCTGCGGCAAGTCGACCTTCCTGCGGACGCTGAACCGCATGCACGAGGTCATCCCCGGGGCCTACGTCGAGGGCAGCATCACCCTCAACGACGAGGACATCTACGGCCCCGGTGTCGACCCCGTGGCGGTCCGCCGCACGATCGGCATGGTCTTCCAGCGCCCCAACCCCTTCCCGACGATGTCGATCTTCGACAACGTCGCGGCCGGGCTGCGCCTCAACGGCATGAAGAAGAAGTCCGACCTGCAGGGCGCCGTGGAGCGCTCGCTGCAGGGCGCGAACCTCTGGAACGAGGTCAAGGACCGGCTCGACAGGCCCGGCGCCGGGCTGTCGGGCGGTCAGCAGCAGCGGCTGTGCATCGCCCGCGCGATCGCCGTCGAGCCGGAGGTACTGCTCATGGACGAGCCGTGCTCGGCGCTCGACCCGATCTCGACGCTCGCGATCGAGGACCTCATGACCGAGCTCAAGGACCAGTTCACGATCGTCATCGTCACCCACAACATGCAGCAGGCGGCCCGGGTCAGCGACACCACCGGCTTCTTCACCATCGACGGCCCCGGTCGCCCCGGCCGGCTGGTGGAGATCGACGAGACGCAGAAGATCTTCTCCAACCCGTCGGAGAAGCGCACCGAGGACTACATCACCGGCCGCTTCGGCTGA
- a CDS encoding AMP-binding protein, with amino-acid sequence MLLRAEHAPPPRTLLDVLDATTAAHPDAAALDDGTTSMSYAELQVAIAEVAAELAARGVGGGDRVGVRLPSGTAGLYTAILGVLAVGACYVPVDVDDPEDRARLVFREAGVKTVLGDGWTDVSSAPSEPRRPGLDDDAWVIFTSGSTGTPKGVAVNHRSAAAFVDAEARLFCQGEPLGPDDRVLAGLSVAFDASCEEMWLAWRHGACLVPAPRSLVRSGMDLGPWLVAQDVTVVSTVPTLAALWPAESLESVRLLVFGGEACPPELAERLAVDGREVWNTYGPTEATVVACAAPLGGDGPVRIGLPLDGWDLAVIGPDGEPADEGELVIGGVGLARYLDPAKDAEKYAALPSLGWDRAYRSGDLVRFEPEGLLFLGRSDEQVKLGGRRIELGEVDAALQALPDVAGAAAAVRTTSGGHQVLVGYVVTTAPLDLPAALARLRAALPAALVPVLAEVDELPVRTSGKVDRAALPWPLASAGDVDLDGTAGWVAEQWTEVLGTAVTGLDDDFFAHGGGSLAAAQLVAALRVRFPEVAVADVYASPRLGALAALLEAMDPVETAPDRVVRPVSRRAQAVQLALWLVVHAVTGLRALTWLGLALLGLDLLGVTVPQVPVAAVVTGAVLLVSPPGRIGLAALSARLLLRGVRPGEHPRGGSVHLRLWCAERLVEAVAAHGLACAPWVPLYARLLGARLGRDADLHALPPVTGMLELGEGASVEPEVDLAGHWLDGDVLDLGPVRIGAGARVGTRSTLLPGADVGERAVLLPGSALDRAVPAGQTWAGSPASKVGRGRHRWPKERPPRGAAWLLPYTATAALIGGLPVLSLAAALAVISPWWRSAASYDVLVTRVLVTAPVVAVVAFVLLAGAVLGLVRLLGIRVAPGHAPVRSRTGWQVWATLRLLDEARTWLFPLYSSLLTPTWLRLLGARVGKGVEVSTALVLPTMTTIGDGAFLADDTMVGAYELSGGWLRVAATKIGKRAFLGNSGMTAPGRRVRKDGLVAVLSAAPERAKPGSSWLGSPPVRLRRVAAAADESRTFAPPRRLVANRAVVESLRLVAVALSGLLGAGVLILLAVVGADSWLVAALVAGPLLVAAGAVAALSATLAHRLVIGRVRPGEHPLWSSFVWRNELADAFVEVVAAPWFARTATGTPVLVLWLRTMGARIGRGAWCETYWLPEADLVTLGAGSSVGRGSVVQTHLFHDRVLATDRVVVGEGATLGPHSVVLPAASLGDHVTVGPASLVMRGDRLPAASRWRGNPVAPWHSR; translated from the coding sequence GTGCTGCTCCGCGCTGAGCACGCGCCGCCGCCGCGCACGCTGCTCGACGTCCTCGACGCGACGACCGCCGCGCACCCGGACGCGGCCGCGCTCGACGACGGCACCACGTCGATGTCCTACGCCGAGCTGCAGGTCGCCATCGCCGAGGTCGCCGCGGAGCTGGCTGCGCGCGGGGTGGGCGGGGGCGACCGGGTCGGCGTCAGGCTGCCGTCAGGGACGGCTGGGCTCTACACCGCGATCCTCGGCGTGCTCGCGGTCGGTGCCTGCTACGTCCCCGTCGACGTCGACGACCCGGAGGACCGGGCCCGTCTGGTCTTCCGCGAGGCCGGTGTGAAGACGGTCCTCGGCGACGGCTGGACCGACGTGTCCAGCGCCCCCTCCGAGCCACGGCGGCCGGGCCTCGACGACGACGCGTGGGTCATCTTCACCTCGGGATCGACCGGCACCCCGAAGGGCGTCGCGGTGAACCACCGCTCGGCTGCGGCCTTCGTCGACGCCGAGGCGAGGCTGTTCTGCCAGGGCGAGCCGCTCGGGCCCGACGACCGGGTGCTCGCCGGGCTGTCGGTGGCCTTCGACGCCAGCTGCGAGGAGATGTGGCTGGCGTGGCGGCACGGCGCGTGCCTCGTCCCCGCACCCCGGTCGCTGGTCCGCAGCGGGATGGACCTCGGCCCGTGGCTCGTCGCGCAGGACGTCACCGTCGTGTCGACCGTCCCCACGCTGGCGGCGCTGTGGCCCGCCGAGTCGCTCGAGTCGGTGCGGCTGCTCGTCTTCGGCGGCGAGGCCTGCCCGCCCGAGCTCGCGGAGCGGCTCGCCGTCGACGGCCGCGAGGTCTGGAACACCTACGGCCCGACGGAGGCCACCGTCGTCGCGTGCGCCGCTCCCCTCGGCGGTGACGGGCCGGTCCGGATCGGGCTGCCGCTGGACGGCTGGGACCTCGCGGTCATCGGCCCCGACGGCGAGCCGGCCGACGAGGGCGAGCTCGTCATCGGCGGCGTCGGGCTCGCGCGCTACCTCGACCCGGCCAAGGACGCCGAGAAGTACGCCGCCCTGCCATCCCTGGGCTGGGACCGCGCCTACCGCAGCGGTGACCTGGTCCGCTTCGAGCCCGAGGGACTGCTCTTCCTCGGCCGCTCCGACGAGCAGGTCAAGCTCGGCGGCCGGCGCATCGAGCTCGGCGAGGTCGACGCGGCGCTGCAGGCGCTGCCCGACGTGGCGGGCGCGGCGGCCGCGGTCCGCACCACCAGCGGCGGTCACCAGGTGCTCGTCGGCTACGTCGTGACGACCGCCCCGCTCGACCTCCCCGCGGCGCTCGCGCGGCTGCGCGCTGCACTGCCCGCGGCCCTCGTGCCGGTGCTCGCCGAGGTCGACGAGCTGCCGGTCCGCACCTCCGGCAAGGTCGACCGCGCGGCGCTGCCCTGGCCGCTGGCCTCCGCCGGCGACGTCGACCTCGACGGCACGGCCGGCTGGGTCGCCGAGCAGTGGACCGAGGTGCTCGGCACGGCGGTGACGGGGCTCGACGACGACTTCTTCGCCCACGGCGGCGGGTCGCTCGCCGCGGCCCAGCTCGTCGCGGCGCTGCGGGTCCGCTTCCCCGAGGTCGCGGTCGCCGACGTCTATGCGAGCCCACGGCTCGGCGCGCTGGCCGCGCTGCTCGAGGCGATGGACCCGGTCGAGACCGCACCGGACCGGGTCGTGCGACCGGTGTCGCGCCGCGCCCAGGCGGTGCAGCTCGCCCTGTGGCTGGTCGTCCACGCGGTCACGGGGCTGCGCGCACTGACCTGGCTCGGCCTCGCCCTGCTCGGCCTCGACCTGCTCGGCGTCACCGTCCCGCAGGTCCCGGTTGCCGCGGTCGTCACCGGCGCCGTCCTGCTCGTCTCGCCACCCGGTCGCATCGGCCTGGCCGCGCTGTCGGCCCGGCTGCTGCTGCGCGGGGTGCGCCCCGGCGAGCACCCCCGCGGCGGGTCGGTGCACCTGCGGCTGTGGTGCGCGGAGCGCCTCGTCGAGGCGGTCGCGGCGCACGGCCTGGCCTGCGCACCCTGGGTCCCGCTCTACGCCCGGCTGCTCGGTGCGCGACTGGGACGCGACGCCGACCTGCACGCACTGCCCCCCGTCACCGGGATGCTCGAGCTCGGCGAGGGCGCGTCGGTCGAGCCCGAGGTCGACCTTGCCGGCCACTGGCTCGACGGCGACGTCCTGGACCTCGGGCCGGTCCGCATCGGTGCGGGCGCCCGGGTCGGCACCCGCAGCACCCTGCTGCCCGGCGCCGACGTCGGCGAGCGCGCCGTGCTGCTGCCCGGCTCCGCCCTCGACCGCGCCGTCCCCGCCGGGCAGACCTGGGCCGGCTCACCGGCCTCGAAGGTCGGACGCGGACGCCACCGCTGGCCCAAGGAGCGCCCACCCCGCGGTGCGGCCTGGCTGCTGCCCTACACCGCGACGGCAGCACTCATCGGTGGCCTTCCCGTGCTGTCACTCGCCGCCGCCCTCGCCGTGATCAGTCCGTGGTGGAGGAGCGCAGCGTCGTACGACGTCCTGGTCACCCGGGTGCTCGTCACCGCTCCCGTGGTCGCCGTCGTGGCCTTCGTCCTCCTCGCGGGCGCCGTGCTCGGGCTGGTGCGGCTGCTCGGGATCCGGGTCGCGCCGGGACACGCGCCGGTGCGCAGCCGGACGGGCTGGCAGGTGTGGGCGACGCTGCGACTGCTCGACGAGGCGCGAACCTGGCTTTTTCCCCTGTACAGCAGCCTGTTGACGCCGACCTGGCTGCGGCTGCTCGGCGCGAGGGTCGGCAAGGGCGTCGAGGTCTCGACCGCGCTGGTGCTGCCGACGATGACCACGATCGGCGACGGCGCGTTCCTCGCCGACGACACGATGGTCGGCGCCTACGAGCTGTCGGGTGGCTGGCTGCGCGTGGCCGCGACGAAGATCGGCAAGCGGGCCTTCCTCGGCAACAGCGGCATGACCGCGCCAGGCCGGCGGGTCCGCAAGGACGGCCTCGTCGCGGTGCTGTCGGCCGCGCCGGAGCGGGCCAAGCCGGGGTCGTCGTGGCTGGGCAGCCCGCCGGTGCGGCTGCGTCGGGTGGCGGCCGCGGCCGACGAGAGCCGCACCTTCGCGCCGCCGAGACGGCTCGTTGCGAACCGGGCCGTCGTCGAGTCGCTGCGGCTGGTGGCGGTCGCGCTGTCGGGCCTGCTGGGAGCAGGCGTGCTGATCCTGCTCGCCGTCGTGGGCGCCGACTCGTGGCTCGTCGCGGCCCTGGTCGCCGGGCCTCTGCTCGTCGCCGCCGGTGCCGTCGCCGCTCTGTCCGCGACCCTCGCGCACCGCCTCGTCATCGGGCGGGTCCGTCCGGGCGAGCACCCGCTGTGGAGCTCCTTCGTCTGGCGCAACGAGTTGGCCGACGCCTTCGTCGAGGTGGTGGCCGCACCGTGGTTCGCCCGGACGGCGACGGGCACACCGGTGCTCGTGCTGTGGCTGCGGACGATGGGGGCGCGGATCGGTCGCGGCGCCTGGTGCGAGACCTACTGGCTGCCCGAGGCCGACCTCGTCACCCTCGGCGCCGGGTCGAGCGTCGGGCGCGGCTCTGTCGTGCAGACCCACCTGTTCCACGATCGGGTGCTGGCCACCGACCGGGTCGTCGTGGGCGAGGGTGCGACGCTGGGGCCGCACAGCGTCGTCCTGCCCGCCGCCTCGCTCGGAGACCACGTGACCGTCGGCCCCGCCTCGCTCGTCATGCGCGGTGACCGGCTGCCCGCCGCCTCGCGCTGGCGCGGCAACCCGGTCGCGCCCTGGCACAGCCGTTGA
- a CDS encoding M1 family metallopeptidase produces MSHYDLDLDLRGTGSISGRARLTVTARVDLTSLTLDLVGLGVDKVAVGGRAARWRHRGSRLVITPAAPVAAGSQVLVEVRYSGEPGPQRGPWGEVGWEELTDGVLVAGQPDGAPTWFPCQDVPGSKATYATQVRADSTYSVVAHGVLALQSRGGSRTTWVYEMADPTATYLATLQVGRYERLALPGSDVPVTAWVPPRLHGRATQDLRRQPEMLEVFSRLFGPYPFAGYTVVVTDDDLEIPLESQGLSVFGANHVDGAGGSERLVAHELAHQWFGNSVGVAAWQHVWLNEGFACYAEWLWSQESGGPSADDLARTHHRRLAQEPQDLVLSDPGPDLMFDDRVYTRGALALHALRRSVGDGAFFDLLREWTATHRHGTVTTDDWLAHVGPAGTALLRPWLDDTALPPMP; encoded by the coding sequence GTGTCCCACTACGACCTCGACCTCGACCTGCGCGGCACCGGGTCGATCAGCGGTCGCGCCCGGCTCACCGTCACGGCTCGGGTCGACCTCACCTCGCTGACGCTCGACCTCGTCGGCCTCGGGGTCGACAAGGTCGCGGTCGGCGGTCGCGCCGCCCGGTGGCGCCACCGCGGCAGCCGCCTCGTCATCACGCCCGCCGCCCCGGTGGCCGCCGGCAGCCAGGTCCTCGTCGAGGTCCGCTACTCCGGTGAGCCGGGCCCGCAGCGCGGCCCGTGGGGGGAGGTCGGCTGGGAGGAGCTCACCGACGGGGTGCTCGTCGCTGGGCAGCCCGATGGCGCGCCGACCTGGTTCCCGTGCCAGGACGTGCCGGGCAGCAAGGCCACCTATGCGACCCAGGTGCGCGCCGACTCGACGTACTCCGTCGTGGCCCACGGGGTGCTCGCGCTGCAGTCGCGCGGCGGCAGTCGCACCACCTGGGTCTACGAGATGGCCGACCCCACCGCGACCTACCTCGCGACCCTGCAGGTGGGGCGCTACGAGCGGCTTGCCCTGCCGGGCTCGGACGTGCCCGTGACGGCCTGGGTGCCACCCCGATTGCATGGGCGCGCGACCCAGGACCTGCGTCGCCAGCCCGAGATGCTCGAGGTCTTCAGCCGGCTGTTCGGTCCCTACCCCTTCGCCGGCTACACCGTCGTCGTCACCGACGACGACCTCGAGATCCCCCTGGAGTCGCAGGGTCTGTCGGTCTTCGGCGCCAACCACGTCGACGGCGCGGGCGGGTCGGAGCGGCTGGTCGCGCACGAGCTCGCCCACCAGTGGTTCGGCAACAGCGTCGGGGTCGCGGCCTGGCAGCACGTCTGGCTCAACGAGGGCTTCGCCTGCTACGCCGAGTGGCTGTGGTCGCAGGAGTCCGGCGGGCCGTCGGCCGACGACCTCGCTCGCACGCACCACCGCCGGCTCGCGCAGGAGCCGCAGGACCTCGTGCTGTCCGACCCGGGTCCGGACCTGATGTTCGACGACCGGGTCTACACGCGCGGCGCCCTTGCCCTGCACGCCCTGCGGCGCTCGGTGGGTGACGGCGCCTTCTTCGACCTGCTGCGCGAGTGGACCGCCACCCACCGACACGGCACCGTCACCACCGACGACTGGCTGGCCCACGTCGGCCCTGCCGGGACCGCGCTCTTGCGTCCGTGGCTGGACGACACCGCGCTGCCGCCGATGCCCTGA